The Acidobacteriota bacterium DNA segment ACATCATGACCCTACCGCTGCCATTCGTCAGCGACGGGGAGGCTTGCTACCGGTGAGCTGCTTGAGGCGCCTGCGTACCTTACGCAGGTCCTGGGCGAACTCGGGCCGTCCGCCGGCCAAGTCATGGAAACGCCGATAGAGCCGAATTGCACGATCTCGATCACCGAGCTCATCACGTATCTGCGCCAGGTTGAACAAAGCGCCAAGGTTCTGCCCATTCGCTGAGCAGACATCTTCGAGAAGCTGCGCAGCCTCTTCCAGCCGCCCCTG contains these protein-coding regions:
- a CDS encoding tetratricopeptide repeat protein, which gives rise to KNIDKGIRYLERALARQPGNLSVMANLGAAYFHQGRLEEAAQLLEDVCSANGQNLGALFNLAQIRDELGDRDRAIRLYRRFHDLAGGRPEFAQDLRKVRRRLKQLTGSKPPRR